The sequence CCTTCACCCCCCATTAGCGGGGACTGAGACCGACACCAGAGCGCGGGGCTCAGGTCGGCACCCGTGCGGTGGACGGCTACCGCAGGTCTGGCTCGCGACCCTCTCAGAAGTTCGGGTGGCCCTCTGGCCGGGCGCCCTACGGTCCGCGGAAAGTCCGCGGGACACTGCAAGTTCATGCCAGACGGTGAGAACTGCTGAAGCAAGAAACCCCAGGTCGGGGCGCATGTGGACCGGGGCACCGGTGGCCATCAGCCCCGCTCAGGAGTTCTACCTCTACTACGACATCTAGAGAACAGGGCCTGTGACCTGGGCTTTTGTCCTCGAAGACGGGTCTCGGGCCGTCGTGGGGCTGTCAGAGAAACTTGCGGGCTTCTGCGTGTCGTCAGGGCTGGCGGTCCTCGGTCACTGACGTCAGGACTGCGGCTCGATCGGCAGCGCCCGGAGGCGCGCCCGGCCGGGAGCAATGACCAGCACGGCGCCGCGCGCCAGCTCGTTTTCGGCCGCGTCGATATTGGCGAGATCGAGTCCCACCTGGGCCTCGGGGCGGCGCGGCGCCTGACGCAGCAGCACGACGCTCGGCCCGGGATGCCGACCGAGAGCCAGCAGTTCGCCGAAGTCAGTGTCGGACGAGACGAGCACCCGGTTCTCGGCGGCTGCGGAGGCCATGACCTGAGCATCTTCAGCGCCGAGCAGGCTCCGGTCTCCGACATGAACGGCGTCGTGGCCGGCGTCGAGCAGCAGGGCAGCGACGCGCGCCGACAGAGACTCGTCGACGAGGAACCTCACGGAGTGGAGCGCAGGGGCAGCTCGCGTTCGTCGACAGCGAGCGCGGCGTAGCGCAGGGCCTCCTGGACGTCCTCGGCCGAGAGCTGCGGGAAGTCGGCCAAGATCTCCTCGGTGGTCATACCGTCGGCCACCATGCCCACGACCGTGGCCACCGGGATCCGGGTACCCCGGACACAGGGCACCCCACCCATGATCCGGTGGTCCACCGAGATCCGCTCGAACGCCATACCGCAATGGTACGACCGGGTCGTCCCCACAGGCGGCGCTGACACCGCCTACGAGTGCCCGGCCCGCCGGGTCGACCAGATGGCCACGCCCACGTGCCGCTCGATCAGTGCCGTGACCGGAGAACCGCCTCGTGGGTCTGAGGCCGCTGCAGGCGATCGCCGAGGTCGAGGGACGCTCGGTGGCCCGATGTCGCCGGGAGTCGATCCGGGACCTTGGTTGCTGCCGCCCGCCGGGCGCGACCGGCGCTTCCAGCGTCTGCTGCGGGAGAACCTGGACCGCCAGCGCGCCATGCTCGACGACCTGTCCGGGCGGCGCGAGTGAGGCTCCTCTACGCAGAGACGGGAGGCGCCAGGCCCCGAAGCGAGTGCTGCTGCCGAGCCCCAAACCCGTCCGCGCGTTCTGTGGTCGTAGGCACGAATGGACAACCTCAAATCCCGGGCCGTGGTCGGGCCGTCAGCCGACGGCCCCGGGTGGTTCGCTACAAGCCGGGCGCCGCCTCGCTCCAGCGCAAGAACCCCGCACCACCCTTCGGCGCCGGGTGTCCGGCTCGACCAGAGTCACGACCGGGCCCTTCCGAGCAGGAGGCCGGCGGGCACCTCTGGACGCGCCCTCGTCTCTATGGCCCGGGTCGGCTGGACGTTGCCAGCGGGTCGACCCCCCTCCGCTTCGTGGCCACCACGACCACGGCGGCGATCAGCCACACGCCGCCGCAGCACGCGACCGCTTCGCGGAGGCGCGGCCAACGGACCGGGGCCGGCGCTGAAACGGCCACCGAAACAGCAGCAATCATGCGATCTCCGATTCCAGGCGTTGCCGGCTCAACTGCCGTCGTGAGGCAGCGCGGCGACGGCGTACGGACGGTCTCTCCCCGACGCCGATGCCGACTATGCCCTCGAAGCTCACTGAGCTTGGCAGCAGGATCACCGACGGGTAACTAGCGCTCCTCGATGCGAGCTTCCAAGGAACGGGTCGCTCCGACGCCCCGCTAGCAATGAAGATATCTCGTGCTACGATGGTATTGGAGAACTACCGAGATCCTGAGTCGGCCCGACAGCACGGGAGGAGGCAGCTTGGCGATAGAGGCGGTTCTGGCGGCGTTGGTTGTGCTGATGCTTCTCGTGGTTACGGCCATGGGGATAGAGGGACTCATGGGCGCCACCGGATTGATCAAGTTGGGGCGCTGCCGGACGTGCGACCATCTCACCATGACCACCCCAGGCCGGGTCTGTCTCTACTGCCGCCACCCCCACCTGGTGCAATTCCTCCATCTGCATCATCATGGGTTGGGCGGTCCGCCTCGCCCGCGGGCGGGCTGAGTCGGCTCGTCGAGGAGCCGCTGGGTTAGCCGATAGAGGTCGCCGTAGTTTGCGGCGTCCATCGTGCTGGCCACCGCCCTGAGCTCACGGCTGTCGGCGGACACCATCTACACCCTCAAGCCTGCGCCGGCGGGGCATCGACATCATGCGCGGGCGGGAGACCTCGCTCATGGAGATCATCTGGGTGGCCGACGCCATGACCCCGGTCCCCGAGGCCCTGACCCCCGAGGCCCTGACCCCCGAGGCACCCCTCCACCCCCGCACTGGGGGCCGATGAGCACCTCGACGCGGCGTTGGGGACCCTGGTCGACCACGACCGCAGCGGACTGCCGGTCCTCTCCACGGATGGTCCGCGCTTGGCCGGATGGGTGACCCATCGCGATGTGCTGCGCGCCTACGCCGAGCGGGTGTCCCACACCGTCTCTGAGGCGGTGGCCCAGCCCAGCTCCGTCGTCCCCACCGAGAGCCGGCTGCACGCGCCGTTGTCCAAGGGGATCGCCGGTCTGGAGGGCTACCAGGTGGTCGATCTGCGTCTGGCCGGGTCGGGCCCACCCGTCGGCCAGACCGTCGGGGGGGCCACCTGGCCGCCCGCCACCGTGCTCGTGGCCGTCCGGCGCGACGACGAGTGGATCACCGTGTCGGAGTCGACGGTGCTGGCCCAGGGGGACCGTCTCACACTCCTCGTTCCCGCCGATCACACCGACGAGCTCGACACCCACCACCGCAGAGCCCGGGTCCTGACCGAGCCGAAGGAGACGGTCCCTTGTCAGCCCTCGAGGGCTCGGTCCGGTCCGGTCGTCGCCGGGGCAGGGTTGGGCAGCACGACGACCACGACCGTACAGGCGGCGTTCTCGAGCACGTACTCGACGGTGTGCCCGAGGAAGGGCCGCCCCTCCATCGTCCGCGCCGTCGCGCCCAGGACCACGAGCTCGGAGTGCTCCGTTTCGGCCGTCTCGACGATCGCCTCTCCGGCCAGGGCGCTCTCGCGGCTGATCGTCCGCACGTCGACTCCGAGGTCGCGACCGTGGGAAGCCGCCCCCGTCAGCACGTCCCGACCGGCGCCCGCTCCGCTTCGGGCGCGCCTTCCCTGGTCCCCCGGTGTCCGAGTCACCACATGGACCGCGCTGACCTGGGTGCCCAGCTGCCGGCTCATCCGAAAGGCCACTTCCTGGGCCGCCCGGGAGGAGGCGGACCCCGCCACCCCGACCAGGGCCCGACCGAAGGCGGCCGGGAGAGGGCCCTCGGGGTCCCGGCCGCGTCGCACCACGACGGTTGGCACCTCGGCCCGGGCCAGCAGGTCGTCCACGACAGGTGAGAGCACACCGCCGGGGAGTGGGGCGTCGGCGGCGCCCACAGCCACAACTCCATAGCCGAGGCGGGCCTCGGCCAGGATCTCCTCGAGCACGTCCTCGGAGCTGATCTGGCGCCGCTCCACCTGCCGCGGGGCCAGCACCGCCTCGGCTGCGTGGACCCCGTCGGCCAGCTGGCCTCCGTCCGAGCCGATGGTGAGCAGGGTTACGTCGGAGTCCTCGGGCCAGGCCGCAGCTATGACCTCCGCCGCCACGATGGAGTTCGGGCTGCCCGAGACGGGATGAGCACCCGCTGGCCGCGCACGACCACGTTCTGCTCCATCTCGTTCTCGTGGCCGAGCCGATCCTGCTCCTCCCTGGTGCCGGTCCAGCCCCGGGCCGCGGTCCGGAGCAGCGGGGGAGTGGCGAGGGAGGTGACGACGGACATGAGAATGATCAGACTGAATGCGGCATTGGAGAGCAGTCCGGCGCGCAGACCCGCGGTCGCGATGATCACCTGGAGGGCGCCGCGCCCGTTGAGGCCGACACCGAGGACCACCCACTCCCGCCGCGGCAGCCGGGCCAGGGCCGCCCCACCGGCGGCACCGGCGAACTTCGCCACCGCCCCAACGGCGACGAGGCCGAGGAACGACGCGAGGATCGACCCGCGGCCGAGACTGGCCACGTCCACCCGCAGCCCGGCGGTGGCGAAGTACAGAGGCGCAAAGAGCCCCGAGCTCATGGCGGCCATGACCCGGCCTGCGTCCTCGTGCCGGAAGCGTGACCGTCCGAGAAGGAGCCCGAAGACGAACGCCCCGAGAGCTCCTTCGACCCCTGAGGTCTGGAAGGCGGCGCTGAAGACCAGGGCGCCGGCCAGCCACACCCCCACGCCGCTCACCAGGCTGGAGCCGCCCGCGAGCACCGTGCGCAGCTGGCGGTTGACCAGCCACTGGCCAGCGGTCCCGGCCATGAGGACCAGGAGGATCAGCGCCACACCGACCCGGGCGACGTGCCACGGTGACGCCGACCCTGAGCTCGCCGCCGTGGCGGTGGCCGC is a genomic window of Acidimicrobiales bacterium containing:
- a CDS encoding DUF5615 family PIN-like protein, translating into MRFLVDESLSARVAALLLDAGHDAVHVGDRSLLGAEDAQVMASAAAENRVLVSSDTDFGELLALGRHPGPSVVLLRQAPRRPEAQVGLDLANIDAAENELARGAVLVIAPGRARLRALPIEPQS
- a CDS encoding DUF433 domain-containing protein is translated as MAFERISVDHRIMGGVPCVRGTRIPVATVVGMVADGMTTEEILADFPQLSAEDVQEALRYAALAVDERELPLRSTP
- a CDS encoding universal stress protein yields the protein MAAEVIAAAWPEDSDVTLLTIGSDGGQLADGVHAAEAVLAPRQVERRQISSEDVLEEILAEARLGYGVVAVGAADAPLPGGVLSPVVDDLLARAEVPTVVVRRGRDPEGPLPAAFGRALVGVAGSASSRAAQEVAFRMSRQLGTQVSAVHVVTRTPGDQGRRARSGAGAGRDVLTGAASHGRDLGVDVRTISRESALAGEAIVETAETEHSELVVLGATARTMEGRPFLGHTVEYVLENAACTVVVVVLPNPAPATTGPDRALEG
- a CDS encoding cation:proton antiporter, with translation MTLDSLSDHDLGVLFTQLAALLLLARGLGIAARRLGQPAVIGELVAGLLLGPSVFGKLWPAGFHWFLPQHSGETASLLSVSELSLVVLLVVIGAETDLQLIGRLGRAAAWVSTSSLVVPVAAGGVLAWFLPQVLLGPHRARTGFTLLMAGAMGVSSLPVIAKIVTDLGMARRNFGQLIFAAGTLNDVAGFLIVAAATATAASSGSASPWHVARVGVALILLVLMAGTAGQWLVNRQLRTVLAGGSSLVSGVGVWLAGALVFSAAFQTSGVEGALGAFVFGLLLGRSRFRHEDAGRVMAAMSSGLFAPLYFATAGLRVDVASLGRGSILASFLGLVAVGAVAKFAGAAGGAALARLPRREWVVLGVGLNGRGALQVIIATAGLRAGLLSNAAFSLIILMSVVTSLATPPLLRTAARGWTGTREEQDRLGHENEMEQNVVVRGQRVLIPSRAARTPSWRRRS